The Leptospira montravelensis nucleotide sequence CAATTTTTTTAATCAAAGAATAAGGAATAGGTTCGTTTAAGGGAAATTGGATCGAACCTTTGCCAAATTTGTATTGAGAAATTTCCTTCTGGAAAGCTTGATTCCCAGAAGGAAGAGCATAAAAACCTATATGTTTCGAAAATGCCGCAAAATGTAATAGATTCCCATTTTGTACAAATGTAGGAATTGCATAACTTATGGTTTCCGTAGCATTTGGTGCTTCTTTTTGGATTGTTTTACGTATCTTTTGAAGGACCAATT carries:
- a CDS encoding iron chaperone, producing MKSKIPKSIDEYIENFPKEVQLVLQKIRKTIQKEAPNATETISYAIPTFVQNGNLLHFAAFSKHIGFYALPSGNQAFQKEISQYKFGKGSIQFPLNEPIPYSLIKKIVKFRVAENLEKINKKVSKKKTQVQKKKS